In Dermacentor andersoni chromosome 4, qqDerAnde1_hic_scaffold, whole genome shotgun sequence, the following proteins share a genomic window:
- the LOC140217267 gene encoding uncharacterized protein encodes MFSASKDLTAPGRGAAQASASSNDYRVVLPRLPTGKLVVDSVFLHADLSGRPYRAQDFRDALRNVIDLKEISSIGQFQMSHVWMVTCKSGMTKSKLVACGELSIKGRRCVVIDPVPTEVKMKLLWLPERLEDDYIRDALQAYGKVKSISAESWRVSEMEQMRTLNRDVVLTLADGVSVGDVPHLLPVCGVQSLILILGRPLLCLRCNKVGHIRRNCRTPRCETCRRFGHTAEECVVTYADKLRHRTKPPDESLQEHIMVVTEVLDATGDVPSSAETRCASKAPLPVKDSHNGLAELPVKKESSEEKDDRPKQQPKGAPATTEPAAAQQANEGAGDDSSDAPKHLDTQ; translated from the exons ATGTTCTCCGCTTCAAAGGATTTAACGGCCCCTGGCCGAGGTGCTGCTCaggcttcagccagcagcaatgaCTACCGTGTTGTGTTACCCCGTCTTCCTACCGGTAAGCTGGTTGTGGActccgttttcctgcatgctgacttaaGTGGTCGACCGTACAGAGCCCAAGACTTCAGAGACGCCCTTCGGAACGTTATTGACCTGAAGGAAATAAGTTCCATCGGACAGTTTCAGATGTCGCACGTGTGGATGGTGACGTGCAAATCAGGGATGACAAAATCAAAGCTAGTCGCATGCGGGGAATTATCCATAAAAGGTAGACGCTGCGTCGTCATTGATCCCGTGCCCACGGaagttaaaatgaagcttttgtgGCTTCCCGAACGTTTGGAAGATGACTACATTCGAGATGCGctccaggcttacgggaaagtcaagtctatatcagcagaaagctggagagtATCGGAGATGGAACAAATGCGTACGTTAAATCGGGACGTGGTGTTGACTCTTGCCGATGGAGTGAGCGTGGGAGACGTTCCACATCTACTACCTGTTTGTGGAGTGCAGAGTCTCATATTAATTCTAGGCCGGCCCCTACTTTGTCTGCGCTGTAACAAGGTGGGGCacattcgtcgaaactgcagaaccccacgttgtgAAACCTGCCGGCGCTTTGGCCACACAGCTGAAGAATGTGTTGTAACATACGCCGATAAGTTACGACACAGAACAAAGCCTCCGGATGAAAGCTTGCAAGAACACATAATGGTCGTTACGGAGGTTCTTGACGCGACGGGAGACGTGCCCTCTTCTGCGGAGACCCGCTGTGCCAGTAAGGCCCCTCTGCCTGTTAAAGACAGTCACAATGGCCTCGCAGAACTGcccgtgaaaaaagaaagtagcgaAGAGAAAGATGACAGACCGAAGCAACAACCCAAAGGAGCACCCGCTACCACGGAGCCAGCTGCTGCCCAGCAAGCGAATGAGGGAGCCGGAGATGACTCATCTGATGCACCCAAGCATCTCGACAC Gcaataa